AGCCCGGAAACCGCCGCGTTCTCCGAGAGCGACCGCCAGTTCCTCGAGATCTTCGCACGCGACCTGGCTGTGGCGCTCAACACGCTAGAGCTGCTGGCGGCCGAGAAGGCCACCACCGCCGCCGCCAGCGTCGAGGCCATCCACAGCGCCGTGGCTATCCCGGTCGATGAGATCCTCAACGACGCCGTGAACGTGATGGAGCGGTACATCGGGCACGAGCCGGCCGTGGCCGAGCGGCTGCACCGCATCCTCCGCAACGCCCGCGACATCAAGCAGGTGATCCAGAAGGTGGGCCAGTCGCTCGCGCCCATCGAGGCCCGCGCCGCCGGCTCGCGCACCGAGCCCCACCCGGTGCTCAGCGGCAAGCGGGTGCTGGTGGTCGACGAGGACGAGGCCGTGCGGAGCGCCGCGCACGACCTGCTCGAACGCTACCTGTGCGTGGTCGAGACCGCGCACGACGGCAACGAGGCGCTCTACATGGTCCGCAACCTCGGCGCCGGGCACGAGTACGACGCCATCCTGGCCGACATCCGCCTGCCCGACATGAGCGGCTTCGAGCTGCTCACCAAGCTGCAGGAGCACATTGACGTCGGGACCATGATCCTGATGACCGGCTTCGGCTACGACCCGGGCCACTCGATCGTCAACGCCCGCAAGGCCGGGCTGAAGGAAGTGCTCTACAAGCCCTTCCGGCTTGACCAGCTGCTGCAGACCGTTGAGCGGGTGCTGTCCGGCGAGCCCATCAGCTGATCGCCGATCGGCCCCGCCCTCCCCCGCCCCGGTTTATGCCCCCGATTCCGCTGCTCGTGTTCGTCCTGCTGGCCCTCGTCGGCCACGTGGTGTTCTGGGTCGGCTTCGTGAACCGCACGCACGCCTGCGGCTGGAACCACCGCGTGGTGGACGCGCTGACGATGATCAGCGCCGTGGCGCTGGCCGGCGTGCCGCTGTGGGCGGCGTGGCTGTGGGCGGCCGGCGGCTGGCCCGCCGTGCGGCAGTCGACCGCGCTAGCGGCCTACGCGTGGGTGATGGCGCCGCTCACGGTGCTGTCGATCGTGCACCAGGTCTGGCTCCGCCTGCACCCCGAGCGGCGGACGGTATCCAAGTCGGTCACCGCCGAGCGGATCGACTTCCGTCCCGAGCTCGGCCTCGGGATCGCCAACCCCGTGCCCCGCGCGTTCTGCCGCCTGCCGGGTAACCAGGTGCTCACGCTCTCGGTCGAGCGGCTCACGCTCGGCCTGCCGCGGCTCCCGGGCGAGCTGGCCGGGCTGAAGATCGCCCTCCTGGCCGACCTGCACATGTCGGGCAGGTTCGGCATCGAGCTCTACCAGAAGATCATCGAGCAGGCCAACGCCTGGCGCCCCGACCTGGTCATCCTGGCGGGCGACCTCGTCGAGAAGGACCACTGCACCCCGTGGGTCGCCGACACCTACGGCCGCCTGACGGCGCCGCTGGGCGTGCACTACGTGCTGGGCAACCACGACAAAAAGTGTGACCACGCCGCGGTACGCCGCGCGCTGGACGCCGTGGGCGCGGTCGACGTGAGCCGCCAGGCGGCGCAAGTCGAGCACAACAACCACGTGATCCAGATCGCCGGCAACGAGCTCCCCTGGTTCGGGCCGCCCGCCGAATTCACCGACCCAGGCGCCAACGCCGACCCCGACCTGCGGCTGGTGGTCGCCCACAACCCCGACCAGTTCGGCTGGGCCGTCGAGCGCGGCGCCGACCTGATGCTCGCCGGGCACAACCACGGCGGGCAGGTCCAGTTCCCGCCGCTCGGCCCGGTGCTCACCCCCAGCCTGCACGGCACGCGGTACGCGTGCGGCACGTTCCGCCGCGGCGACACCATCATGCACGTCACACGCGGCACCGGCTCACTGGCGCCGTTCCGCTACTTCTGCCCACCCGAGCTCACGCTGATCACGCTCGAGCAGCCTAGTTCTTAGCCGGGTGCCGGGGGCGCTCCCGCTAGGGAAGCCCCCGATGGCCAGCAAGACACGGCGAGTACCTCTCGGGGGCTTCCGCTGTCGCGGAGCGCCCCCGGCGCCCGCGCTCATCGCATAAACGGCCTACGCGGGTGGCAGCGACTTTCGCCCGCGGCAAAGCTCGCCAGCCAACAAACATCAGCCGGGTGAACGTCGGTGTCGCTTCTGACAAGCGGCGTTCCACCCGCCGGTTGATGGGACATCCTCAACGATTCCTACTCTAAGTTTGCTGGTAAACGGTAGCTGTTGCCAAGCAATCAAGGCAAACAAAAGCGAAGAACATTCCTTCGGAATATTGCTCGATGTCCTGGCGGTCAACCTGCGCAAGAAACATCATCGTTTGGCTGCATTCCAAGCACTTCGGGTATGCTGAATCCTGAACCCAAGTGGGGTACCCACCAATCTGGGAGAACCTTGTCGGAAGGAATTGGTCTGCTGAATGCAATGCTGAGCGACCTTTGCCAACACGCAAACTGCCTTGAGGCAGTCTACCCCACGCGTCTGAATCATCGGGCAGGTATTCTGGCCGCACGTTTCTTGGCGACCAAACTGTGCTGCCATTGCGGTCAATGCTGCTGAAGACGGTTCCAAATGCCGTACAGACTTCGCAGGTGAGAACCTCAACTTGGTCTCGGCAAGCGTCGGTGTGGGGGAGACCAAACGCCGCCAACTCTACTTGGAAGAGATTCGTAAGTTTAGACGAGCACCAAGGACAATGGTCGCCGCGCTCGCTGATAGCCCGGAACGGCTCCGCTGTGTTTGATGCTCCACTTTCAAGAGCATGGCATTGAGGAAAGACAAGATCACGCCTATTGCCTTCAGGCGTTAGCTCCCAACCTGCCTCACGCGAGTAGTCTTCCGGAGGAATGAACAGCGAATCACCCCAAGCGGGTTTCTCGCTTCGCCACTTGCGAAAATGCTCCACTACCGTCGAATCACCAATCCATGCCAGCGCTAGAAGCGCGGGGCCGCGGCTACATGCATCGCATTCAACTCTCTCAACTAACTCATCACGTACATCAACGGGGGCGTTACGGAACGCAAGACTTGGCAGAATCCGACCGTACGAAACGAGCCGTCTCAAACACGCATCTAGTGGTGTGCTGGTGAAAGCTGACAAGCAAAGGCATATTTCTTCCGCCTCTTGGTTGCGTTCAGTTCCAACGAGGCCCTTCGCGTATTCAGTCAGCCGACTCTGCTCAGACTCACTTAGACCGAGATATAGCTCATCGGTTGGCGTCGGATGGGGAATCCAGTTGATGAGCGGGTCGTACTTGCGTGGCTTGTGAATAACCTTAAGAGCCTCAACAACATCGGTGACACCTTCAAACTCGTTGAAGTCTCGACGGTTCTTGCGGATGTACTCGTCACGCTCCTTTTTGGCCGCCGCCTGGACACAAGGCATACAGCGCCCACCAGTACGGGCCGCGGTAGTTTCCTGAATCAGGTTGGAACAACCGGATGCCTTGCAAACAACTTTATCGACCATGGCGAGCTTCCACCCATTTGCAAGCGAAGGTTTTGCTTCCCACTTATCCGTTTCGAGCGGGTGCAGCGGCTTGGCATATTTTGCTAGCCGGGCGCCTTCCTACCCGCCGGGTGCCGGGGGCGCTCCCGCTAGGGAAGCCCCCGACGGCCAGCAATACGCGGCGAGTACCTCTCGGGGGCTTCCGCTGTCGCGGAGCGCCCCTGGCACCCGCATTAAGTTCCTAACTTCTCAAACCTCTTCTTCCACCACAGGGTTCGTCAGCTCCCCAATCCCCTCGATCTCGACCGTGACCGTGTCGCCCGGCTGCAGCCAGACCGGCGGCTGGCGGGCGAAGCCCACGCCGTGCGGCGTGCCGGTGAACAGCGCCGTTCCCGCCCGCAGCGTGGTGCTGCCGCTGAGGAACGCGATCAGCTTCCTCACGCTGAAGATCATGTCGGCGGTGGTCCAGTCCTGCATCACCTGGCCGTTGAGCGTGGTCTTGATGGCCAGGTTGTTGGGCTCGGGCAGCTCGTCGGGCGTGACCAGGCAGGGGCCCAGCGGCGCGAAGGTGTCGAACGTCTTGCCGCGGCAGAACTGGCCCCCGCCCCACTGCGACTGCCAGTCGCGGGCGCTGATGTCGTTGCCGCAGGTGTAGCCCGCCACGTAGCTCAGCGCGTCCTCCTCGGTGGCGTTCTTGCAGTCGCCGCCGATCACCACCACCAGCTCGCACTCGTAGTCCACCTTGTCGCTCCGCAGGGCGCGGGGCAGCACCACCGGGTCGCCCGGGTTCTGCACGGCGGAGGTGGTCTTCATGAAAAGCACGGGGTGCTCCGGGCAGGGCTTGCCCCCTTCCTCGGCGTGCTTGGCGTAGTTGAGCCCGATGCAGAGGATGTCGACCGGCTCGATCGGCGCCAGCAGCTTGGCGACCTGCGCCGGCTTGCCGGTGTCGATCGGCGAGTGCAGCGGGTCGCCGTCCAGCAGCGTGATGCCGCCGTCCGGCTGCAGGCAGCCATAGTGAACCAGGCCGAGCGGGTCCTCAAAACGCGTGATCTTCATCCGGGCTGCCTTCTGCTAGAATACGCCTTCGTGTCCGCCCGAGAGCTTACCGCCAGGGCCCCGCCCCGTACACTGCCCCGCCGCTATGCCCCCCGCCCCACCAACCAGCTGCCTGGAACTGCTGCAGGCGATGGTGCGCTTCGACTCCGTGACCCCCCGCACCTCCGGCCGCCCCGACGCCGAGCAGCCGCTGGGCGCATACGTCGCGGGGCTGGCCAGCGGCTGGGGCCTGGCGGTTACCGAGCTGCACGTGCCCGGCGGCGCGCCCAACGTGCTGGTCACCGGCCCCCGCCAGCCCGATGCGCCGTGGTGGCTGTTCGACAGCCACCTCGACACGGTCGGCATCGAGGGGATGACTATCGACCCGCTCGGCG
This genomic interval from Posidoniimonas corsicana contains the following:
- a CDS encoding metallophosphoesterase → MPPIPLLVFVLLALVGHVVFWVGFVNRTHACGWNHRVVDALTMISAVALAGVPLWAAWLWAAGGWPAVRQSTALAAYAWVMAPLTVLSIVHQVWLRLHPERRTVSKSVTAERIDFRPELGLGIANPVPRAFCRLPGNQVLTLSVERLTLGLPRLPGELAGLKIALLADLHMSGRFGIELYQKIIEQANAWRPDLVILAGDLVEKDHCTPWVADTYGRLTAPLGVHYVLGNHDKKCDHAAVRRALDAVGAVDVSRQAAQVEHNNHVIQIAGNELPWFGPPAEFTDPGANADPDLRLVVAHNPDQFGWAVERGADLMLAGHNHGGQVQFPPLGPVLTPSLHGTRYACGTFRRGDTIMHVTRGTGSLAPFRYFCPPELTLITLEQPSS
- a CDS encoding fumarylacetoacetate hydrolase family protein, encoding MKITRFEDPLGLVHYGCLQPDGGITLLDGDPLHSPIDTGKPAQVAKLLAPIEPVDILCIGLNYAKHAEEGGKPCPEHPVLFMKTTSAVQNPGDPVVLPRALRSDKVDYECELVVVIGGDCKNATEEDALSYVAGYTCGNDISARDWQSQWGGGQFCRGKTFDTFAPLGPCLVTPDELPEPNNLAIKTTLNGQVMQDWTTADMIFSVRKLIAFLSGSTTLRAGTALFTGTPHGVGFARQPPVWLQPGDTVTVEIEGIGELTNPVVEEEV
- a CDS encoding DUF1963 domain-containing protein yields the protein MVDKVVCKASGCSNLIQETTAARTGGRCMPCVQAAAKKERDEYIRKNRRDFNEFEGVTDVVEALKVIHKPRKYDPLINWIPHPTPTDELYLGLSESEQSRLTEYAKGLVGTERNQEAEEICLCLSAFTSTPLDACLRRLVSYGRILPSLAFRNAPVDVRDELVERVECDACSRGPALLALAWIGDSTVVEHFRKWRSEKPAWGDSLFIPPEDYSREAGWELTPEGNRRDLVFPQCHALESGASNTAEPFRAISERGDHCPWCSSKLTNLFQVELAAFGLPHTDACRDQVEVLTCEVCTAFGTVFSSIDRNGSTVWSPRNVRPEYLPDDSDAWGRLPQGSLRVGKGRSALHSADQFLPTRFSQIGGYPTWVQDSAYPKCLECSQTMMFLAQVDRQDIEQYSEGMFFAFVCLDCLATATVYQQT